TGATGCGAAGGAAGTCCACGTCGTTCCGATTGACGAGGCCGAGAAGCTTCCGCTGGCCTTTGACCATGCAAAGATACTTAGGGACGCACTTCACCCAAGGGACTGCTGGTGATTGCCATGAGGCTCGAATACCCAGCCTTTGGAAGGATAATCGTTGACGGGAAAACCTACGAGCACGATATCGTAGTTTACCCGAGCGGAAGGGTCGAGAGGAGGAAGAAGTGGTTGAGCAAGGGCAAACACGGGACGAGCCACAAACTCGACCCGGAGGAGCTGAGGGAATACCTGAAGGAAGACTTCGACGTTCTGATAGTTGGCACGGGTTTCTACGGCTACCTCTCCCTTCTCCCGGAGAGCAGAGCTCTCGTTAAGGGAAAAGAGGTTATGGAACTTCCCACGGGAAAGGCCGTCGAGCTCTTCAACGAGCTCTGGGGGAAGAAAAGAGTTCTGGGAATTTTCCACGTTACCTGCTGAGATACCAGAGCAGGAACGCGTCAACGGTCAAAAGGAAGGGCACAGCGAGGAACCATCTGAGGTACCACAGTCCCCCGGTTATTCCAACGATTAAGCCGTTTACGGCAAGAGTAGCCAGCATTTTCTTCCATGTCGTCTGGGGTAGCGAGACTTCCCCCGTTTTCCAGTAGAACACCGCGAGGGCCGTTCCGGACGTGGCAACGGGCAGGAGTATCACCAGTGGGAGAACCTTTAGGGCCCCCCGAGTTTTGAGGGATAAAACTGCTGTAGTGAGTGTCCCCGAAACCACGGGAATCGTTGCCATGGTGATTATCTTTCCCCGAAGGAAGGTTTTCAACTCCAGTGGAAGGGCCCTGAGAACCTCAAAGGCCCTCCCGTCTACTTTGAGAACGGCATCTATCGAAATCGCCGACGTCCAGCCCACTGCTAGGACGAACCCGAGGAGAGCGCTAGCACTTCCCGAGCTTATTGCCCCCGCCAGAGGGGGGATTACAACGACAATCGGCATCAGGAGTCCGGTTAAAAGTGATGTGTTCCGCGAGGCAACCTTGAAGTCCTTCAGGGCGAGGGCCAGGGGCGGTGAATGGAGGGAAATTCTTCCGGTGGTTTTTCTTCCCCCTGTTGCGGTTCCTTCGCTTATTCTGGCCCAGAGCCTCCTGATGGTCAGGACGTAAACCGTCCCGATGACCAATCCATAGGCGATGAGAAGGCCGATTGAGAGGAGCGGTTTTTCAACGGTTGAAACAGAGAAGGGATACACTACTGAGTGCCTCTGGAAAACCCCCTTCAGGCCCTCGTAGTGATTTATAACGTAGCGCTGGAAGTAGTTCAGGCCGTAGAAGAGGGACATCAGAACCAGAATCCCAAGGGCTTTTAGTGCCGTCTTAATGCTCGAGAACCTTCCAGGGGAGACCCTCCCGAACCGGTCGTATATGAGCAGTCCGAGGGTGTGGCCTAGCATCGCCCCCGTTATCGCCCACGCAAAGCCGAGCAGTCCCTTTAACGGTCCGAGCTTCAGAGCGAGGGCAACTGACGGGACAAGGAGGAAAAGAACTGCTGGAACCTCTGTGCTCAGGAGCAGGAAACTTAGATACCTCCCTCCAACCGCAATGGGAAGCGATAACAGGGGCTCGAAGAGGCCGAGAGAGACGGCGTACTGGGCGGTTACGGCCGTTCCGTAGAGGGTCATCAGAAGGGGAATGATGCAGTAGCTCGCGTATATCACTGTGGAACCCCCGGGGTCCTTCGTATAGTAAACGGCGGGAAAGAGTATAAGCCCGAACAGCGAGTACAGAAGAGACTGGCTGATGAGGGCCCTTTTCAGGTTCCCTCCCCTTTTGAAGGCCTTTGAGAACTTTTCCCAGTTCGATGAAAGCTGGGGGTTTGCCTTTAGTCGTCTGTACGTCATCTCACGGTAGAGGACGCGTATGATTTCCCATTCCATCAGAAGGCCTCCCTAAGGGCCCTGACGAGCGAGCTGACCTCTTCCTGACTCTGGGTCAGCTTCAGGAAGACGTCTTCAAGGTTCTCCTCGTGGGCAAAGCTCTTCAGTTCATCCGGCGTCCCCTCCGCTATGAGCTCGCCGTTGTAGATTATCCCTATTCTGTCGCAGACCGCTTCGGCTATGGCGAGGACGTGGGTGGAGAAGGCTATGCTTTTCCCCTCCTCTTTGAAGCCGTTGAGGAGCTCCTTCATAATCCGCGCGCTCTTGGGGTCGAGGCCGTTGATTGCCTCATCAAATATCAGAACCTCGGGGTCGTGGAGGAGGCCCGCTATTATGGAAACCTTTTGCCGTGTTCCAAAGCTCAGCGTTCCTATCAGCTCGCCGATGTATTCCCCTATTCCAAAGGCGCTCACAAGCCTCTCAACGCGCCCTTCCAGTTCTCCCTTGGGAATTCCCCTTATGCTCCCGACGAGGGAGAAGAACTCCATTGGGGTTAAGCTTTCATAGAGAAGGGGTGTTTCCGGGATGTAGCCGGTTATTCTCTTCACGTCCATCGGCCTTTCCGCGACGTTTATCCCGTTTATAACGACCTTACCGTTGCTCGGAGGGATTATTCCGGCAAGAATTCTCATTGTGGTGCTCTTTCCGCTCCCGTTCGGCCCGAGGAGGCCGTAGATTTCGCCGTCGTGAACGGTGAAGGAGATGCCCTTGAGGACCACCTTTCCGCCGAAGCGCTTGGTAAGGTTCTCAACCTCTATCACACCACCACCTGTAGGAAGTACGCCTTTGCACTAAATAAAGTTACTGGAGATGTGAAGGAAAATTTAATTTTGCTTTTTCTCAAGGTGCGCCCTCTTGACCTCAAGCACGCCGGAATAGCTGCACTCGTTCCACCTCTTCTCAACCTCGTCGAAGACTATTCTGGCTTTGAAGAAGGGCGCGTCCCTCACAAAGGTCTCGAACTCCCCGCCCTCACCAGCAACGTGAATTTTGTACTTCTCGTGGAGCTTGATAAGTTCTTCCAAAGCCCTCTCGTCTATTTTCCTGCCGAGCCAGCGCTCATCGAGGCCGTAGGCAGCGGTGCCAACCATTACAATGTCGAAGATACCGATAAGCTCTCGCATATACTCGATAGGGTCCCGATGCCATGCGGGAGCGAAGCTCTTAAGGCCGAGTTC
The Thermococcus sp. genome window above contains:
- a CDS encoding ABC transporter ATP-binding protein → MIEVENLTKRFGGKVVLKGISFTVHDGEIYGLLGPNGSGKSTTMRILAGIIPPSNGKVVINGINVAERPMDVKRITGYIPETPLLYESLTPMEFFSLVGSIRGIPKGELEGRVERLVSAFGIGEYIGELIGTLSFGTRQKVSIIAGLLHDPEVLIFDEAINGLDPKSARIMKELLNGFKEEGKSIAFSTHVLAIAEAVCDRIGIIYNGELIAEGTPDELKSFAHEENLEDVFLKLTQSQEEVSSLVRALREAF
- a CDS encoding TIGR00289 family protein yields the protein MRVAVLYSGGKDSNYALYWALKQGFEVKYLVSMVSESEESYMYHVPNIHLTELQAKAIGIPLIKGFTSGEKEKEVEDMKAVLDGLKIDGVVAGALASEYQKRRVDRVAEELGLKSFAPAWHRDPIEYMRELIGIFDIVMVGTAAYGLDERWLGRKIDERALEELIKLHEKYKIHVAGEGGEFETFVRDAPFFKARIVFDEVEKRWNECSYSGVLEVKRAHLEKKQN
- a CDS encoding Mth938-like domain-containing protein; amino-acid sequence: MRLEYPAFGRIIVDGKTYEHDIVVYPSGRVERRKKWLSKGKHGTSHKLDPEELREYLKEDFDVLIVGTGFYGYLSLLPESRALVKGKEVMELPTGKAVELFNELWGKKRVLGIFHVTC